The Pan troglodytes isolate AG18354 chromosome 1, NHGRI_mPanTro3-v2.0_pri, whole genome shotgun sequence genome includes a region encoding these proteins:
- the PADI1 gene encoding protein-arginine deiminase type-1 isoform X1 encodes MVYNRTRVTEPIGKARWPLDTDADMVVSVGTASKELKDFKVRVSYFGEQEDQALGRSVLYLTGVAISLEVDTGRTGKVKRSQGDKKTWRWGPEGYGAILLVNCDRDNHRSAEPDLTHSWLMSLADLQDMSPMLLSCNGPDKLFDSHKLVLNVPFSDSKRVRVFRARGGNSLSDYKQVLGPQCLSYEVERQPGEQEIKFYVEGLTFPDADFLGLVSLSVSLVDPGTLPEVILFTDTVGFRMAPWIMTPNTQPPEELYVCSVMDTHGSNEKFLEDMSYLTLKANCKLTICPQVENRNDRWIQDEMEFGYIEAPHKSFPVVFDSPRNRGLKDFPYKRILGPDFGYVTREIPLPGPSSLDSFGNLDVSPPVTVGGMEYPLGRILIGSSFPKSGGRQMARAVRNFLKAQQVQAPVELYSDWLSVGHVDEFLTFVPTSDQKGFRMLLASPSACLKLFQEKKEEGYGEAAQFDGLKHQAKRSINEMLADRHLQRDNLHAQKCIDWNRNVLKRELGLAESDIVDIPQLFFLKNFYAEAFFPDMVNMVVLGKYLGIPKPYGPIINGRCCLEEKVQSLLEPLGLHCIFIDDYLSYHELQGEIHCGTNVRRKPFPFKWWNMVP; translated from the exons ATGGTCTACAACCGCACACGTGTGACAGAGCCCATAGGCAAGGCCCGCTGGCCGCTAGACACTGATGCAGACATGGTCGTATCTGTGGGCACAGCCAGTAAGGAATTAAAGGACTTCAAG GTGAGGGTCTCCTACTTTGGGGAGCAGGAAGACCAAGCCCTGGGCCGCAGCGTGCTTTACCTCACTGGCGTCG CTATTTCCCTTGAGGTTGACACAGGCCGCACAGGCAAGGTGAAGAGAAGCCAAGGGGATAAG AAAACCTGGCGCTGGGGCCCTGAGGGCTATGGGGCTATCTTGCTGGTGAACTGTGACCGGGACAATCACAGGTCCGCAGAGCCTGACCTCACCCACAGCTGGCTGATGTCGCTGGCTG ACCTGCAGGACATGTCCCCAATGCTGCTGAGCTGCAATGGCCCCGACAAGCTCTTTGACAGCCACAAGCTTGTCTTGAACGTGCCCTTTTCTGATTCCAAAAGAGTGAGGGTCTTCCGTGCCAGGG GTGGGAATTCTCTCTCGGACTACAAACAGGTGCTGGGGCCCCAGTGTCTGTCCTATGAAGTTGAGCGACAGCCAGGGGAGCAGGAGATCAAGTTCTATGTGGAGGGGCTGACCTTCCCCGATGCCGATTTCCTAGGGCTGGTTTCCCTCAGTGTCAGCCTGGTGGACCCGGGG ACCCTGCCCGAGGTGATCCTCTTCACAGACACTGTGGGCTTCCGCATGGCCCCCTGGATCATGACGCCCaacactcagcctcctgaggagctgtaTGTGTGCAG TGTGATGGACACTCATGGCTCCAATGAGAAATTCCTGGAGGACATGTCTTATCTGACATTGAAAGCCAACTGCAAGCTGACCATCTGCCCTCAAGTTGAAAATCGAAATGACCGCTGGATCCAG gacGAGATGGAGTTTGGCTACATCGAGGCCCCTCACAAATCCTTCCCCGTGGTCTTTGACTCCCCCCGGAACAGGGGCCTGAAAGATTTCCCCTATAAGAGGATCCTG GGTCCTGACTTTGGATATGTGACCCGGGAGATCCCGCTCCCTGGTCCCTCCAGCCTTGACTCCTTCGGCAACCTGGACGTCAGCCCGCCCGTCACGGTGGGCGGCATGGAATACCCCCTGGGCCGGATCCTCATCGGGAGCAGCTTCCCCAA GTCCGGTGGGCGGCAGATGGCCAGGGCAGTGCGGAACTTCCTGAAGGCACAGCAGGTGCAGGCACCCGTGGAGCTCTACTCGGACTGGCTCTCTGTGGGCCATGTGGACGAGTTTCTGACCTTTGTGCCTACCTCTGACCAAAAG GGCTTCCGGATGCTCCTGGCTAGCCCCAGCGCTTGCCTCAAACTCttccaagagaagaaagaagagggttATGGGGAGGCAGCCCAGTTTGATG GGTTAAAACACCAGGCAAAAAGAAGCATTAATGAGATGCTGGCAGACAGACACCTCCAGAGAGACAATCTTCATGCACAG AAATGCATTGACTGGAACCGTAATGTGCTGAAGCGGGAGCTGGGCCTGGCAGAGAGTGACATCGTGGACATTCCCCAGCTCTTCTTCCTGAAAAACTTCTACGCGGAAGCCTTCTTCCCAGACATG GTTAACATGGTGGTCTTAGGCAAGTACCTGGGCATCCCCAAGCCCTACGGGCCCATCATCAATGGCCGCTGCTGCCTGGAGGAGAAGGTGCAGTCCCTGCTGGAGCCTCTGGGCCTGCACTGCATCTTCATTGATGACTACTTGTCCTACCACGAGCTGCAGGGGGAGATCCACTGTGGCACCAACGTGCGCAGGAAGCCCTTTCCCTTCAAATGGTGGAACATGGTGCCCTGA
- the PADI1 gene encoding protein-arginine deiminase type-1 isoform X2 — MAPKRVVQLSLKMPTHAVCVVGVEAHVDIHSDVPKGANSFRVSGSSEVDVFMVYNRTRVTEPIGKARWPLDTDADMVVSVGTASKELKDFKVRVSYFGEQEDQALGRSVLYLTGVAISLEVDTGRTGKVKRSQGDKKTWRWGPEGYGAILLVNCDRDNHRSAEPDLTHSWLMSLADLQDMSPMLLSCNGPDKLFDSHKLVLNVPFSDSKRVRVFRARGGNSLSDYKQVLGPQCLSYEVERQPGEQEIKFYVEGLTFPDADFLGLVSLSVSLVDPGTLPEVILFTDTVGFRMAPWIMTPNTQPPEELYVCSVMDTHGSNEKFLEDMSYLTLKANCKLTICPQVENRNDRWIQDEMEFGYIEAPHKSFPVVFDSPRNRGLKDFPYKRILGPDFGYVTREIPLPGPSSLDSFGNLDVSPPVTVGGMEYPLGRILIGSSFPKSGGRQMARAVRNFLKAQQVQAPVELYSDWLSVGHVDEFLTFVPTSDQKGFRMLLASPSACLKLFQEKKEEGYGEAAQFDGLKHQAKRSINEMLADRHLQRDNLHAQKCIDWNRNVLKRELGLAESDIVDIPQLFFLKNFYAEAFFPDMVNMVVLGKYLGIPKPYGPIINGRCCLEEKVQSLLEPLGLHCIFIDDYLSYHELQGEIHCGTNVRRKPFPFKWWNMVP; from the exons TGATGTGCCCAAGGGTGCCAACAGCTTCAGGGTCTCTGGAAGCTCCGAGGTGGATGTCTTCATGGTCTACAACCGCACACGTGTGACAGAGCCCATAGGCAAGGCCCGCTGGCCGCTAGACACTGATGCAGACATGGTCGTATCTGTGGGCACAGCCAGTAAGGAATTAAAGGACTTCAAG GTGAGGGTCTCCTACTTTGGGGAGCAGGAAGACCAAGCCCTGGGCCGCAGCGTGCTTTACCTCACTGGCGTCG CTATTTCCCTTGAGGTTGACACAGGCCGCACAGGCAAGGTGAAGAGAAGCCAAGGGGATAAG AAAACCTGGCGCTGGGGCCCTGAGGGCTATGGGGCTATCTTGCTGGTGAACTGTGACCGGGACAATCACAGGTCCGCAGAGCCTGACCTCACCCACAGCTGGCTGATGTCGCTGGCTG ACCTGCAGGACATGTCCCCAATGCTGCTGAGCTGCAATGGCCCCGACAAGCTCTTTGACAGCCACAAGCTTGTCTTGAACGTGCCCTTTTCTGATTCCAAAAGAGTGAGGGTCTTCCGTGCCAGGG GTGGGAATTCTCTCTCGGACTACAAACAGGTGCTGGGGCCCCAGTGTCTGTCCTATGAAGTTGAGCGACAGCCAGGGGAGCAGGAGATCAAGTTCTATGTGGAGGGGCTGACCTTCCCCGATGCCGATTTCCTAGGGCTGGTTTCCCTCAGTGTCAGCCTGGTGGACCCGGGG ACCCTGCCCGAGGTGATCCTCTTCACAGACACTGTGGGCTTCCGCATGGCCCCCTGGATCATGACGCCCaacactcagcctcctgaggagctgtaTGTGTGCAG TGTGATGGACACTCATGGCTCCAATGAGAAATTCCTGGAGGACATGTCTTATCTGACATTGAAAGCCAACTGCAAGCTGACCATCTGCCCTCAAGTTGAAAATCGAAATGACCGCTGGATCCAG gacGAGATGGAGTTTGGCTACATCGAGGCCCCTCACAAATCCTTCCCCGTGGTCTTTGACTCCCCCCGGAACAGGGGCCTGAAAGATTTCCCCTATAAGAGGATCCTG GGTCCTGACTTTGGATATGTGACCCGGGAGATCCCGCTCCCTGGTCCCTCCAGCCTTGACTCCTTCGGCAACCTGGACGTCAGCCCGCCCGTCACGGTGGGCGGCATGGAATACCCCCTGGGCCGGATCCTCATCGGGAGCAGCTTCCCCAA GTCCGGTGGGCGGCAGATGGCCAGGGCAGTGCGGAACTTCCTGAAGGCACAGCAGGTGCAGGCACCCGTGGAGCTCTACTCGGACTGGCTCTCTGTGGGCCATGTGGACGAGTTTCTGACCTTTGTGCCTACCTCTGACCAAAAG GGCTTCCGGATGCTCCTGGCTAGCCCCAGCGCTTGCCTCAAACTCttccaagagaagaaagaagagggttATGGGGAGGCAGCCCAGTTTGATG GGTTAAAACACCAGGCAAAAAGAAGCATTAATGAGATGCTGGCAGACAGACACCTCCAGAGAGACAATCTTCATGCACAG AAATGCATTGACTGGAACCGTAATGTGCTGAAGCGGGAGCTGGGCCTGGCAGAGAGTGACATCGTGGACATTCCCCAGCTCTTCTTCCTGAAAAACTTCTACGCGGAAGCCTTCTTCCCAGACATG GTTAACATGGTGGTCTTAGGCAAGTACCTGGGCATCCCCAAGCCCTACGGGCCCATCATCAATGGCCGCTGCTGCCTGGAGGAGAAGGTGCAGTCCCTGCTGGAGCCTCTGGGCCTGCACTGCATCTTCATTGATGACTACTTGTCCTACCACGAGCTGCAGGGGGAGATCCACTGTGGCACCAACGTGCGCAGGAAGCCCTTTCCCTTCAAATGGTGGAACATGGTGCCCTGA